In Apteryx mantelli isolate bAptMan1 chromosome 16, bAptMan1.hap1, whole genome shotgun sequence, a single genomic region encodes these proteins:
- the NAGPA gene encoding N-acetylglucosamine-1-phosphodiester alpha-N-acetylglucosaminidase, giving the protein MAACAAGRRRRPAAPRAVVAAALAALGWLQAARGAGASSNGDWLLPYLPARHGPRHHHRYVRDCQPVKHGNATYEAWPSDARTGAPVAATRTFVSYVPSAGENRKAVYGHFTFVRNPLRTFSVLEPGGAGGCHARRRAPVEETAKLGKCLVAQNGGYFDMGTGECLGNVVSDGRLVRNARGLQNAQFGIRKDGTMVFGYLSEEDVLDQVNPFVQLVSGVVWLLRDREVYINQSRMAECDETQTTGTFDKFINVVSARTAVGHDSEGQLVLVHVDGQTESRGLNLWEMADFLRQQGIINAINLDGGGSATLVLNGTLASYPSEHCPFDSMWRCPRSISTVMCIHEPACEPADCSSHGDCVQGRCSCTGDFWHGPACDVLDCGPSNCSLHGTCTDSGCLCDAGWTGSNCSEACASGFYGDACTQKCLCQNGGLCDPVHGTCSCPAGYYGTSCEQACPMGWYGPNCQKLCACEHMCPCDRETGSCNITYELAIQDQLNKAGRCLASRSKEKFSLSERTWIAITAILALLLAISALGNIGLFLKARSERQHESGDYLYHPLREMNGEASHTSACETEDAQDQSQALL; this is encoded by the exons ATGGCGGCctgcgcggccgggcggcggcggcggccggcggctccgcgggcggtGGTGGCCGCCGCCCTGGCGGCGCTGGGCTGGCTGCAGGCGGCGCGCGGCGCCGG GGCCTCCTCGAACGGCGACTGGTTACTGCCCTACTTGCCCGCCCGCCACGGCCCTCGGCACCACCACCGCTACGTCCGAGACTGCCAGCCCGTCAAGCACGGCAACGCGACGTACGAGGCCTGGCCCAGCGACGCGCGGACGGGCGCCCCCGTGGCTGCTACGCGAACGTTTGTTTCTTACGTCCCCTCTGCGGGCGAGAACCGCAAAGCGGTCTACGGCCACTTCACTTTCGTGAGAAACCCCCTGAGAACGTTCTCTGTGTTAGAGCCCGGTGGCGCAGGAGGCTGCCACGCTCGCCGCAGAGCCCCCGTGGAAGAGACCGCAAAGCTTGGGAAGTGTCTGGTGGCCCAGAACGGCGGGTACTTTGACATGGGAACGGGGGAGTGCCTTGGGAACGTTGTGAGTGACGGAAGGCTGGTGAGAAACGCCAGAGGCCTGCAAAATGCTCAATTCGGCATCCGGAAGGATGGCACCATGGTGTTCGG TTACCTGTCTGAGGAAGATGTCTTGGATCAAGTGAATCCTTTTGTGCAGCTTGTGAGCGGGGTAGTTTGGCTCTTGAGAGATAGGGAAGTGTACATCAATCAGAGTCGAATGGCTGAGTGTGATGAAACACAAACCACAG GAACCTTTGACAAGTTCATCAATGTGGTATCAGCCAGGACTGCGGTCGGACATGACAGCGAGGGGCAGCTGGTGTTGGTTCATGTGGATGGACAGACAGAATCCAGAGG GCTTAACCTCTGGGAAATGGCTGACTTTTTGAGGCAGCAAGGAATCATCAATGCTATCAACCTGGATGGTGGAGGCTCTGCAACGCTGGTCTTAAATGGGACCCTTGCAAGCTACCCATCAGAGCACTG CCCCTTTGACAGCATGTGGCGTTGCCCTCGGAGCATCTCGACAGTTATGTGTATTCACGAGCCAGCCTGCGAGCCTGCGGACTGCAGCAGTCACGGGGACTGCGTGCAAGGGAGGTGCAGCTGTACTGGGGACTTCTGGCACGGCCCTGCCTGTGACGTCTTGGACTGCGGCCCTTCCAACTGCAGCCTGCATGGCACCTGCACTGACT CTGGATGCCTGTGTGACGCTGGCTGGACTGGCAGCAACTGCAGTGAAG CTTGTGCTAGTGGTTTCTACGGGGATGCTTGCACCCAAAAATGCCTGTGCCAGAACGGCGGCCTGTGCGACCCCGTGCATGGCACCTGCTCCTGCCCGGCTGGGTACTACGGAACCAGCTGCGAGCAAG CATGCCCCATGGGCTGGTATGGGCCAAACTGCCAGAAGCTATGTGCATGTGAACACATGTGTCCCTGTGACCGAGAGACAGGCAGCTGTAACATCACCTATGAACTGGCAATACAGGACCAGTTAAACAAAG CTGGGCGATGTCTGGCTTCCCGGAGCAAAGAGAAATTCTCTCTGTCAGA aAGAACCTGGATTGCCATAACTGCCATCTTGGCTCTGCTTCTTGCAATTAGTGCTCTGGGAAACATAGGCCTTTTTCTCAAAGCGAGGTCAGAGAGGCAGCATGAAAGTGGGGACTACCTCTACCACCCCCTGAGGGAGATGAACGGAGAAGCCAGTCATACCTCTGCCTGTGAGACAGAAGATGCTCAGGACCAAAGTCAAGCACTCCTTTAA